AATCGCTTTTGCCTGAGCTACGGTAAGTTTAGAAGCATTGGGGTCTGCAGCACAAGGTGCAACTTTTTTGTCGAGTCTCGGGCCGTTCATTTCCAGGTCTGTATCTCTTACAATATAGAACTGGTAAGTTGTTCTGAATTTGCTCAGAATACCTACGAATTTACCGTTGCCTGAAGGGAGCGTTTTGGTAGCAAAAGTCGCGTAACCGCTGTTTCTGGCTACTTTTGTAGTAGCTGCAGTGTGGGTAGGGTCTGTAAGTCCCCGGTCCGCACTTGTTCCATCCGGAGCATATTGTAAGCAAAGTGTGTTGGCGTGGAACTCCGCATTGTTGATTTGGATTAGGGCTCCTACCAAAGCATCGTTCGCTGGCTTCACCTCTGCGAGAGTCATCACTTTCGGGATGATGGCAGCTTTTTCAGTACAAGATTTCACGATATTGGTTGGAACCATTTTCTCAGGAATTCTGCCGAACACGTTAGCGGCATCCATTGCGCCCAGCTGTATGAAATCACCATATTTACCCATTGCAAGGCCTTTCAGTTTGATGTAGACTTTGGACCCTTGTGGAAAATTAGCATAAGTACTGACAGCATCCACACTGATGACCAGACCCTGAGTCGGATTTTCCGGTTTATCCTGAATGTAGAGGTATTTGTATATGTTTCCTGTTTCATCTGAAGATGAGACATAACCTTCAACGACATCATCTGTAGTGAAAGTCTGGTCCTGTGGCATAGCCTTCAGTTCGGCAAGAGTTTTTGTAGCCTTCAGGTCGCCACACTGATAGGACAGATCCGGTGTGCCGTATTTATCATCGTGCACACAACCTGTTAGCAGTAATGCCGAAAGGATTACCAGTAACAACTTTATATATGAACTTAAAAATTTCATTTCTTGTGAATTTTTATTTTAATTAAAATCTAAAGTAAACATTTGCAAAGAAGGTTGTTCCCCTGTCGTACCAAAGTTTTGGCCCGAAAAGCGGGGTTTCTCTCTGGCTTTCAAGATAGGCTTCGCGGAAATTTGATTTTCTGCCCTGCTCGAATCCGCCGGTAACATAATCTCTGTTGTTCAGGATATTATTAACGCTGATGCTGGCTCCCACCCTGTATTTGCCAAACTGGAATGTTTTACCTGCGTTGGCGTTAATCATAAACTGATCTTCAAATTTGGTCTGCTTCAGCAGCGCAGCCACATTTTCTTCAGTTGCACCAGGAATTTCAATCTTTGTCTGGGAGTCCGTAATCGGAAGATAATTGTCCCCTGTTAATGGATTGGTGTAGAAGTTAGGCGTTCTGTTAAGAACGGAGAAATCAAGATATTGGTCTGCAAGATAATTCGCAGAGGCTCCAAACCACCAGAATTTCGGACTGTTATATCTGAAGCCTAACGAAGCTGCTTTCTGTGGGGTGCCGGCAATTTTATAGCCTTTGATATTGGCTTTCCCGTAGTATTCCGCACCTCTGGCATATTTTTCGTCGTCGGTACTGATGTAAACATCAGGATTGTTTTGGTAAGTATAATCCCCGTAACTGCCGACAGCGATGATATTGAAGGTTGGTGATAATTTGATATCCGCACCAAGTTCTATGCCCTTGTATCTTTTTTCAGTTCCTGCCAATACTTCAGTGGTGAATCTGTCGCCTTGTCCCGAATCGTCAAGCTCGGCAAAATACCTTGAAATTTCGGTAGCATTGCTGATGTCGGTCCAATATCCGGAAAGCCTCAATTTAAGAACCTGCCCTCTTACAATATAGCTTAATTCGTTTGAATTGATAATCTGATTGTCTACGCCAGGTGTTACATAATCGCTTACTCTTGGGTTGATGAAAATTTCATTAAGCGTCGGTGCCAGGCTGAATAAAGTTCCGTTGTACACGATAAAGTTTTTACCGTTGATCTTATAAGTTACTCTGGCTTTTAGTCCGGCATCGAAGGCGTCATACACTGCACTTTCCCCTTTGGAATTGTCCTGATAGAAATGATTCCTGTAATGCCCGTTTCTCTGAGATTCTGAATAGCCACCGAAAGCGGAAGCCATCAAATTCCATTTTGGAAAATCAATTTCTGTAGACGCATTGAAAACGTAGCTGTCGCGGAAAAGTTCGTAAGAGTACTGGGTTCTTTGTCCTTCGTACACCTTCACATCTTCGCTGTCCAGGTTGAATCTGTTGTCTGCCCCGAACGCATCAAGATTAAGCGCGAAGTCTGCACCCAAAAGGTCTTTAATCCTTCTGAAATTATCAGAATTTAATTTTTGATAATTAAAGTTGAGGTTCAGCTTCCAGGTATCGCTCAGCTTGGTATCAAAATGAGAGACGAAGTTGTAGGTTTTGTCTTCATTCACGTCGTCTACAAGGGTGTAAATGGCTCTTCTACCTTCAATGTCATTTCCTGCAGCATCTTTGCCGTAGCTTATTCCCATATAATTTTTTGCAGCAGCAACGCCGTAGTTTTGCTGGTATAGTCCCAGCCAGTCGATCTGGCTGTTGGTTACAAACTCATCTTCAGTATAATTTCCGAAGCTTGGTAATTTTCTGTAATAAGTTGGGTTGGGATCGGCGCCATGAAACCAGTCTAAGCGGCTTCTGGCGTCGCTTCCCTGCTGGTAAGAAAATGTATTGTTCCAGTTGCTGGCTTTTCCAATTTTGTTATAAGTCTGAAGCATAAAGATCGGCTCGAACGTTTTCCGGATTCTGGAATTTCGTTTTTCACCGTCTTGCCAACCCCAGTATGAGTTGTAGTTTTTACCCATGATATCATATGCTTCCTGAGTATTCGGGCTGTTTGATGCTCTGTAAGTGGGCGCACCAAATGCGGTAAGGTTCATAGAAAACCTGTCGCTGAACTTTTTCTCAATAGAACCGAAATATGCGTAAGAATCCTGATATGTTCCATCAATTACGCCCTCTTCTGCCCATCTGCGGCTTCCAGAAAAAGTAAACGCCCAGCCGCTCGGCAACATCCCTGTAGAATAGGTCGCCATCGCTCTGTGTCTGTAACTTCTGTTTGTAAAGGAGTAAGCTAATGAAGTTCCTTTTCTGTAATTGGAAGCTCTGGTATTGTAATAAACCAAACCGCCCAGATTACCGAAAGCATTTTCGGATGGCGTGATATTGTCAACGTTTTCCTGTGGATATCTGGTAACGTCGTTTAGGCCGCCCCAGTTGCTGAAATCTATACGGCCGTCATCATTTTTAGACATCGACACCCCATTGAACAAAACATCTTCATATCTGTTGTCAACGCCTCTGGGCCTGAACCAGTAAGCTCCCAATTCAAATGCTGCTACATTTTGGAAGGCGTCTCTGCCGGAGCTTAAGAGGCCAACCGTCGGCTGCATGGAGCTGCCGTCATCGTCTGCCGCGGCATCGTCAATTACAATAACGCCCAGATCTGAAGTTGTAGCAGCTGGAATAAGGCTGATCACACCCAAATCCTTTCTTTTCTCGCCTTCTGTTACAGCAAAATCTACGGTCTTGCTTTCTAAACCGGCTTTGGAAACAATGATCTGATATTGCCCCGGCTGCAGGTTTACAAATTGGAAATACCCGATCTTGTCTGCTGTAACATCATCGGATGACTGTACTAAATCTACGTCAGCTCTCTCTACAGGGTTTCCCTGTGCGTCTTTTACGTAAGCATAGACAGTAGTCTGCGCGTAGTAAAACGATGCCGGAAGCAAAGTAAAAAGTGAGATTAGTGATAATTTTTTTATCATGATTTAAAAAATTGTATTTCAGGTTTTTGCCAGTTTAAAAGTGGGGTTGCAAATTTAATATTTTTAAATTATTAGTATGCACTTAAAACCTTTATTTTATGTAATTGATATGTTAAAATATATTAACCTGATTTAATTTTAGGATAAACGAGTAATCTAAGATACAGATTGTTTAAATTTGTAACACAATTACTAATAATGAAAAGACTGTTTATCTTTGCCACTCTTTTAAGCTTTGGTTTTATATTCTGTCAAAAGCAGGTGCAGCGGGCAACTGTAGCCTTTTTAAATGTTGAAAACGTTTGGGATACCATCCCGTCAGCGGATTATATCGACGGAACTTTACCGCTCAATAACCCGAGGTTTCACCGGAGTGTACCAATCGATTCTTTAAAGTATCTTCCCGTAACTGAAGATTATAAAGGTGTTTGGAGCGATTCTCTACTTATCGGTAAAAAAGTAATCAGGCATCAGATCCTCGCCGACGAATTCACTCCAAAAAGCCCTAAGAATTACAATACCAAAGTTTTTAATCAGAAACTGAACAATATTACAAAAGTAATTTCAGAGCTTGGTAGGCAGTACACGAATAACGCTCCTGTAATTGTCGGACTTATTGAAGTGGAAAACAGGCAGGTTGTGGAAGCGATTGTAAAACATCCCACCCTTGCAAAATACGATTATGGGATCGTTCATTATAATTCTTATGATGCCAGAGGAATTGATGTCGCAATCATCTACCAAAAGAAAAGATTTGTACCCACGAAAACTTATAAAAAAGAAGTTGTAAACTTTGATGATGAGGGCAAAAGGTCATACACCAGAGATATTTTGGTGGCAGAAGGCCTTTTGGATGGTGAGAAAATCGCTGTATTCATGAATCACTGGCCGTCCAGAAGTGGTGGTGAAGCAAGATCGATGGCGAGGAGAAATGCTGCGGCTGCAGTTTTGAAAAAAGAAATGGATAGGCTGAGAAAAGAAGATCCTTCGGTTAAGCTTTTTGCGATGGGCGATTTCAATGACCATCCCGTGAGCCCGTCACTTAAAAAACACCTTGGCGCTGTAGGTGACCCGAAAGAGCTTTCTGATTCTTCACCGTATTATAACTTAATGACAAAACTTTACAAGGCCGGCGTAGCTTCACTGGCTTACCGTGATGCACCGAATCTATTTGACCAAATCATCGTTTCCAAAAACTTGGTTTCTGATAAAATTTCTGATAAATATTCAATTTTCAAGGCTGAAATTTACGCTCCGCCTTATATGATAACCCGAGAGGGGCAGTGGAAGGGTTACCCGTTCCGCTCATGGAGTGGCGATGTGTATACAGGTGGGTACAGCGACCACTTTCCGGCCGTCGCGGTGGTACAGCGAGAATTTGTAAAGAAATAAAAAATCAGCCGCAGCAATGCGGTTTTTTTGGCTCTTAATTTGCTGATTATTAATTCGTAAATTCTTATTATGAAAAAGGCATTTTACCTGTTAGCGCTTCTGGCAGTCTTTACCATAAGCTGCACGCCGCAAAAACCAAATCCGGAAAATCAGACCGTAATGAAACCGGAGAAAAATGATGACGGCGAGTGGGATATTGATGTGATCGACTCTCAATATGATTATTTCCTGAACGCCATTGCCAAACCGATGAGCATGTACACCGAATCTTACCTGAAAACCAGAAATCAGTTTTTGGTGAGCGAATGGAATTCTTACTACTACAGCGGCCGCTATCGGAATGTTATCGAATCAGCGATTGATTATGATCCCAATGAAAATTATGGTTTAAAGTTCGAGTACAAACTTTACCAGGTTTTCGCCTACGTGCACTGGAAATACGGCTTACGAATGCAGGGCTTAAGTGCGACAGACCGGCGATGAAAATAAATTTCATAAAAAATCAGCTCAGCATTCGCTGGGCTTTTTTTACGCCCTCGGCCAAAGCATCGATCTCTTCGAAAGTATTATAAACCGCAAAACTTGCACGTACCGTTCCGGCAATTTTATAATAATCCATAATCGGCTGAGTGCAGTGGTGCCCTGTTCTTACTGCAATCCCCATTTTATCCAGGATCATCCCCGCATCTGAAGCAATTCCCGCACCTTCTAATGTGAAGGAAACCACACCAGTGCGTTTTGCTTTCTCACCATAGATTTTTAGATTTTCTATTTCCAGGAGTTTTTTTTGAGCGTACTCCAGAAGGGCATTTTCATGGTTTTGAATATTTTCGTGACCGATGCTTTCAATAAAATCTACAGCTGCTCCCAGAGCAATATTGCCGCCAACATTAGGTGTGCCGGCTTCAAATTTAAAAGGGAGGTCAGCATAAGTTGTGCCGTCAAAGGAGCAGGTCGCGATCATCTCGCCGCCACCATGGAAAGGCTGAATTTTCCTCAGGATATCTTCTTTGCCGTAAAGAATTCCGACACCCATAGGCGCGTACATTTTGTGTCCTGAAAAGGCGAAGAAATCGCAGTCCATCCTCTGCACATCTATTGCGAAATGAGGTGCTGACTGGGCGCCGTCGATCACAATAAAGGCACCTGAATTTTTTCTTGTTTTTGAAATGATTTCTTCGATTGGGTTTAAGATTCCCAATGCATTGGAAACGTGGTTTACGGAGACAATTTTTGTTTTTTCGTTTAAATGTTTATCTAAAAAATCGAGTTGAAGGATGCCGTTTTCATCCATTGGGATCACCTTCAGCTTTGCGCCGGTCCTTTCGCACAGCATTTGCCAGGGAACGATGTTGGAATGGTGTTCCAGATGAGAAATAATGATTTCGTCGCCGGCTTTTATTTCTTGGGTTAAAGCGTAAGCCAGAAGATTGATGCTTTCCGTCGTTCCTCTGGTGAAAATCACCTCGTAATCATGCTTAGCATTGATGAACTTCTGAATTTTCCTCCGTGAAAGCTCCATTTCCTCAGTAGCCAACTGGCTTAAAGTGTGGATGCCACGGTGGACGTTGGCATTGAGGGTTTCGTAATATTTGGTCCAGCTTTCAATCACCGAAACAGGCTTTTGCGAAGTGGCAGCATTATCAAAGTAAACCAATGGTTTGCCATTGATCTGCTGCTGAAGAATCGGGAATTGTGACCGGATGTACTGTAAATTGAACATTGCTCTTATTTAGAATGGTTCAAATTTACGGAATATTTTCCGCAATAGGGATAGTAGCGGAAATCCTTTTGTATGAAATGGAAAAGCGGGGCACAAAAGATTGCAGCGGATAGCCCGGTTTTGTAAAATGCGTGGTTTATGGGTTGGCTTTACAAAAATTGCCCTTACTGAAATTAAA
The sequence above is a segment of the Chryseobacterium taklimakanense genome. Coding sequences within it:
- a CDS encoding aminotransferase class V-fold PLP-dependent enzyme, whose translation is MFNLQYIRSQFPILQQQINGKPLVYFDNAATSQKPVSVIESWTKYYETLNANVHRGIHTLSQLATEEMELSRRKIQKFINAKHDYEVIFTRGTTESINLLAYALTQEIKAGDEIIISHLEHHSNIVPWQMLCERTGAKLKVIPMDENGILQLDFLDKHLNEKTKIVSVNHVSNALGILNPIEEIISKTRKNSGAFIVIDGAQSAPHFAIDVQRMDCDFFAFSGHKMYAPMGVGILYGKEDILRKIQPFHGGGEMIATCSFDGTTYADLPFKFEAGTPNVGGNIALGAAVDFIESIGHENIQNHENALLEYAQKKLLEIENLKIYGEKAKRTGVVSFTLEGAGIASDAGMILDKMGIAVRTGHHCTQPIMDYYKIAGTVRASFAVYNTFEEIDALAEGVKKAQRMLS
- a CDS encoding endonuclease/exonuclease/phosphatase family protein, translating into MKRLFIFATLLSFGFIFCQKQVQRATVAFLNVENVWDTIPSADYIDGTLPLNNPRFHRSVPIDSLKYLPVTEDYKGVWSDSLLIGKKVIRHQILADEFTPKSPKNYNTKVFNQKLNNITKVISELGRQYTNNAPVIVGLIEVENRQVVEAIVKHPTLAKYDYGIVHYNSYDARGIDVAIIYQKKRFVPTKTYKKEVVNFDDEGKRSYTRDILVAEGLLDGEKIAVFMNHWPSRSGGEARSMARRNAAAAVLKKEMDRLRKEDPSVKLFAMGDFNDHPVSPSLKKHLGAVGDPKELSDSSPYYNLMTKLYKAGVASLAYRDAPNLFDQIIVSKNLVSDKISDKYSIFKAEIYAPPYMITREGQWKGYPFRSWSGDVYTGGYSDHFPAVAVVQREFVKK
- a CDS encoding TonB-dependent receptor, with the translated sequence MIKKLSLISLFTLLPASFYYAQTTVYAYVKDAQGNPVERADVDLVQSSDDVTADKIGYFQFVNLQPGQYQIIVSKAGLESKTVDFAVTEGEKRKDLGVISLIPAATTSDLGVIVIDDAAADDDGSSMQPTVGLLSSGRDAFQNVAAFELGAYWFRPRGVDNRYEDVLFNGVSMSKNDDGRIDFSNWGGLNDVTRYPQENVDNITPSENAFGNLGGLVYYNTRASNYRKGTSLAYSFTNRSYRHRAMATYSTGMLPSGWAFTFSGSRRWAEEGVIDGTYQDSYAYFGSIEKKFSDRFSMNLTAFGAPTYRASNSPNTQEAYDIMGKNYNSYWGWQDGEKRNSRIRKTFEPIFMLQTYNKIGKASNWNNTFSYQQGSDARSRLDWFHGADPNPTYYRKLPSFGNYTEDEFVTNSQIDWLGLYQQNYGVAAAKNYMGISYGKDAAGNDIEGRRAIYTLVDDVNEDKTYNFVSHFDTKLSDTWKLNLNFNYQKLNSDNFRRIKDLLGADFALNLDAFGADNRFNLDSEDVKVYEGQRTQYSYELFRDSYVFNASTEIDFPKWNLMASAFGGYSESQRNGHYRNHFYQDNSKGESAVYDAFDAGLKARVTYKINGKNFIVYNGTLFSLAPTLNEIFINPRVSDYVTPGVDNQIINSNELSYIVRGQVLKLRLSGYWTDISNATEISRYFAELDDSGQGDRFTTEVLAGTEKRYKGIELGADIKLSPTFNIIAVGSYGDYTYQNNPDVYISTDDEKYARGAEYYGKANIKGYKIAGTPQKAASLGFRYNSPKFWWFGASANYLADQYLDFSVLNRTPNFYTNPLTGDNYLPITDSQTKIEIPGATEENVAALLKQTKFEDQFMINANAGKTFQFGKYRVGASISVNNILNNRDYVTGGFEQGRKSNFREAYLESQRETPLFGPKLWYDRGTTFFANVYFRF
- a CDS encoding DUF6146 family protein; translated protein: MKKAFYLLALLAVFTISCTPQKPNPENQTVMKPEKNDDGEWDIDVIDSQYDYFLNAIAKPMSMYTESYLKTRNQFLVSEWNSYYYSGRYRNVIESAIDYDPNENYGLKFEYKLYQVFAYVHWKYGLRMQGLSATDRR